A DNA window from Deltaproteobacteria bacterium contains the following coding sequences:
- the lptC gene encoding LPS export ABC transporter periplasmic protein LptC, translated as MSRSQGRFIVSALVFVLLAIVGHRLVINSQSGDKRIEELTKSAPVPVNKDGQEMNDFTRVKVRPDGKKAWEIVARKARYSMEDHLIIVDTPQFSFYPKDGDAFSLRSREARVLLTADKKEEVLRVELNGDLEMQIGDFVITTQEAIFDSEQNRISSQAAVQITGPDVNVAGKGYAVDVVNKSMTLDADVQTTLSRRES; from the coding sequence ATGAGTCGTAGTCAGGGACGGTTTATTGTTTCAGCACTAGTCTTCGTCTTGCTCGCCATAGTTGGTCACCGTTTGGTCATCAATAGTCAAAGCGGGGACAAGAGAATCGAAGAGCTGACCAAGTCTGCCCCTGTTCCTGTGAATAAAGATGGGCAGGAGATGAACGATTTTACACGCGTCAAGGTTCGGCCCGATGGAAAAAAGGCCTGGGAAATTGTCGCTCGTAAAGCGCGCTATTCGATGGAAGACCATCTGATCATCGTTGATACGCCACAGTTCTCGTTTTATCCAAAGGATGGCGACGCTTTCTCATTGCGCAGTCGTGAAGCTCGTGTACTCTTGACCGCTGATAAAAAAGAAGAAGTATTACGCGTCGAGTTGAATGGTGACCTGGAGATGCAGATCGGCGATTTCGTTATTACGACCCAAGAGGCAATCTTTGACAGTGAACAGAATCGCATCTCCTCCCAAGCCGCAGTACAGATTACCGGGCCAGACGTCAACGTTGCCGGCAAAGGATATGCGGTTGACGTGGTCAACAAATCCATGACCTTGGACGCAGACGTACAAACCACGTTAAGTAGGAGAGAGAGTTAA
- the lptB gene encoding LPS export ABC transporter ATP-binding protein: protein MSNKAVLCGEQLCKSYGKRPVLHDVSIEVRGGEVVGLLGPNGAGKTTTFSIIVGILRPDKGNVRYNGEDITNLPMHMRARKGITYLPQEPSVFRKLTVEENVMAVLETLDLTAAERRMRLGQLLRELHITHLAPQRAESLSGGERRRVEITRALVMSPSFMLLDEPFAGIDPLSVNDIQEIIAQLRSRGIGILITDHNAQETLRICDRAYLLTDGTVFLSGTPEELAANEQARQAYLGQRFSLQSRG from the coding sequence GTGAGCAACAAGGCGGTGTTGTGCGGCGAACAGCTGTGTAAGTCCTATGGGAAACGACCAGTGCTGCACGATGTTTCCATCGAAGTCCGCGGGGGAGAAGTGGTTGGTCTCCTCGGCCCAAATGGTGCGGGCAAGACAACAACGTTCTCGATTATTGTTGGCATCCTACGACCCGATAAGGGAAATGTACGATATAATGGTGAAGACATTACGAACTTACCAATGCACATGCGAGCGCGGAAAGGCATTACCTATTTGCCGCAAGAGCCATCGGTTTTCCGTAAACTCACGGTCGAGGAGAACGTAATGGCCGTGCTCGAAACGTTAGATCTGACGGCTGCCGAACGTCGTATGCGTCTTGGTCAATTGCTCAGAGAATTGCATATCACGCACCTCGCTCCTCAACGGGCAGAGTCTTTGTCTGGTGGCGAGCGACGACGCGTGGAGATTACGCGTGCCCTGGTGATGTCGCCTTCATTTATGCTGCTGGATGAACCGTTTGCCGGCATCGATCCATTATCAGTGAATGACATACAAGAAATCATCGCTCAATTACGCAGTCGGGGGATTGGTATTTTGATCACCGATCACAATGCCCAAGAAACATTACGGATTTGTGACCGGGCGTATCTGCTCACGGATGGTACCGTGTTCCTTTCTGGCACCCCAGAGGAACTGGCAGCCAATGAACAGGCTCGACAAGCCTACTTAGGACAACGCTTTAGTCTGCAAAGCCGAGGGTAA
- the rpoN gene encoding RNA polymerase factor sigma-54, which produces MALDIRLQTKLQQKLVMTPQLRQAIKILQLQREELDTLIDEELAENPVLERTEGEEPLTSGPQTETEIATVDSPTPTPQDDINWQAYLDNNSNDMPALPATGSDDDDDDRLNILENVLTRAESLAEHLSEQLRFHELRLEEERIASVIIGNLNVDGYLKAPLEELAASAGVNVELAAYVLQLIQSCDPIGVAARDLRECLLLQLRAHALEDPDDASIIALAIRIVQDHLTVLEGRRFDRLAKDLGVTVEEVTQAFKLITSLEPKPGRNFGEGEIRYVTPDVDVRKMGEEYFVTLNEEGLPRLKVSQSYRRLLAEGGDAKDYIQEKLRSAAWLIKSIQQRQHTLLQVAQSIVKLQGDFLTYGVSQMRPLVLRDVAEDVGIHESTVSRAIANKYMATPRGIFSMKRFFTTGLKSHHGQQDVAAESVKEQIREMITAEDPTRPLSDEDIAKRLVQNNIDIARRTVAKYREAMNIPPSAKRKQGT; this is translated from the coding sequence ATGGCGCTTGATATACGACTGCAGACGAAGCTGCAGCAAAAACTGGTGATGACGCCACAGCTGCGTCAAGCCATTAAAATCCTCCAACTTCAACGCGAAGAGCTTGATACGCTTATCGACGAGGAACTTGCGGAAAACCCGGTCTTAGAACGCACCGAGGGCGAAGAGCCGCTCACCAGCGGCCCGCAAACTGAAACTGAGATCGCAACGGTCGATAGTCCGACGCCCACTCCCCAAGATGACATCAACTGGCAAGCCTACCTGGACAACAACAGTAACGACATGCCGGCCTTGCCAGCAACCGGAAGTGATGATGACGATGACGATCGGCTCAACATTCTGGAAAACGTATTAACTCGCGCCGAATCGCTCGCAGAACACCTCTCTGAGCAGTTGCGTTTTCATGAACTGCGTCTTGAAGAGGAACGGATCGCCTCTGTCATTATCGGCAACTTGAACGTCGACGGCTATCTCAAGGCTCCTCTTGAAGAACTTGCAGCCAGTGCCGGAGTGAACGTTGAACTCGCCGCTTACGTGCTGCAGCTCATCCAGTCGTGTGATCCCATTGGCGTTGCCGCACGTGATTTACGTGAATGTCTGTTATTGCAATTGCGCGCGCATGCACTTGAAGATCCAGACGACGCTTCAATCATCGCTCTTGCGATACGGATTGTACAAGATCATCTCACTGTCCTTGAAGGGCGACGCTTTGATCGACTCGCCAAAGACCTGGGAGTGACTGTTGAAGAAGTCACACAGGCCTTCAAGCTGATCACCTCTCTTGAACCAAAGCCAGGACGAAATTTTGGTGAAGGAGAAATCCGCTACGTCACTCCAGATGTTGACGTGAGAAAAATGGGCGAAGAGTACTTCGTCACCTTGAATGAAGAAGGGCTGCCGCGCTTAAAAGTGAGCCAGTCGTATCGACGGTTGCTCGCGGAAGGTGGCGACGCCAAAGATTACATTCAAGAAAAACTCCGCTCCGCCGCTTGGTTGATTAAAAGTATCCAACAACGGCAACATACGCTCCTCCAAGTCGCTCAGAGTATTGTAAAGTTACAAGGTGATTTCCTGACGTATGGTGTCTCGCAAATGCGTCCACTCGTGTTACGCGATGTTGCCGAAGATGTCGGAATCCACGAGTCGACCGTCAGCCGTGCCATCGCCAACAAATATATGGCCACACCGCGTGGCATCTTCTCGATGAAGCGATTTTTCACTACCGGCTTGAAGAGCCACCATGGACAACAAGATGTGGCTGCGGAGAGTGTCAAGGAGCAGATTCGCGAGATGATCACCGCCGAGGATCCGACGCGGCCTTTGAGTGATGAGGATATCGCCAAAAGATTAGTGCAAAATAACATTGACATTGCCCGTCGCACGGTGGCCAAGTATCGTGAAGCCATGAATATCCCGCCGTCGGCGAAACGCAAACAAGGAACGTAA
- a CDS encoding PTS sugar transporter subunit IIA, translating to MRVVDILAEDLVIPQLQSTTKAEVLHELAQHLATQRADIRAEQLVSVLLDRERLGTTAIGEGIAIPHGKLPGLKNVVAVFGRSPHGIDCHSLDGLPTKLFFLLVAPEEAAGIHLRALARVSRLLKDKAFRERLLQGANQATLYQVICEEDARL from the coding sequence ATGCGCGTCGTTGATATCTTGGCAGAAGATTTAGTCATTCCACAATTGCAGAGCACTACCAAAGCTGAAGTGCTCCACGAACTTGCACAGCATTTAGCCACGCAACGTGCCGATATTCGTGCGGAACAGCTCGTCTCCGTCTTGCTTGACCGCGAACGGTTGGGCACCACCGCGATTGGTGAAGGCATTGCCATTCCACACGGTAAGCTCCCTGGGTTAAAGAACGTCGTCGCGGTTTTTGGTCGGAGTCCGCACGGTATCGACTGCCATTCCTTGGATGGGTTACCAACCAAACTTTTTTTCCTACTGGTCGCCCCAGAAGAAGCGGCCGGTATTCATTTAAGAGCGTTAGCCAGGGTGTCGCGCCTGCTGAAAGACAAAGCCTTCCGTGAGCGCCTGCTGCAGGGCGCCAATCAGGCCACCTTGTATCAGGTGATTTGTGAAGAAGACGCCAGACTCTGA
- the rapZ gene encoding RNase adapter RapZ has translation MQVVIVTGLSGSGKSTAIHVLEDLGFYCIDNLPVALIPRFLELCANSEEPITRVALGIDQRERVFLRTYPDVLADLRNRGQLVQILYLEAADDVLLRRFSETRRPHPAAGSGGVSEGIRTERELLAGLREMATQIIDTSVFTVHELRERLRQTQSRTPNALVVTLESFGYKYGVPVDADVMFDVRFLANPFFVEELRLQTGLDAAVAAYVLQRPEAILFLTQVSALLESTLPLYIREGKSYLTVAVGCTGGRHRSVAIVEELGRRLATWGYVTHLRHRDLQR, from the coding sequence ATGCAGGTGGTTATTGTCACTGGCCTTTCAGGGTCAGGCAAGAGCACGGCTATTCACGTGCTCGAAGATCTGGGGTTCTATTGTATTGACAATCTTCCGGTCGCGCTCATTCCCCGCTTTCTCGAACTCTGTGCCAATAGCGAAGAGCCGATTACTCGCGTTGCGCTGGGGATTGATCAGCGTGAACGTGTCTTCCTCCGTACGTACCCGGATGTCCTCGCCGACTTACGCAACCGGGGACAGCTTGTCCAAATTCTCTACCTTGAAGCAGCGGACGACGTCTTGCTACGACGGTTTAGTGAGACACGTCGCCCTCACCCCGCAGCTGGCAGCGGTGGTGTCTCTGAAGGCATCCGCACTGAACGTGAGTTACTCGCTGGACTGCGAGAGATGGCAACGCAGATCATTGATACCTCAGTCTTTACCGTACACGAATTGCGCGAAAGATTACGCCAAACCCAATCTCGTACCCCTAATGCGCTTGTGGTGACACTCGAATCCTTCGGCTACAAATATGGCGTTCCAGTTGACGCGGATGTGATGTTCGACGTGCGGTTCTTAGCGAATCCGTTTTTTGTTGAGGAACTTCGTCTGCAGACCGGCCTTGATGCAGCCGTCGCTGCCTACGTTCTGCAGCGCCCAGAAGCCATCCTCTTTCTGACGCAAGTCAGCGCGTTGCTCGAATCAACCTTGCCCCTGTATATTCGCGAAGGGAAGAGTTACTTAACAGTAGCCGTTGGGTGTACCGGCGGTCGGCATCGATCCGTTGCGATTGTCGAAGAACTCGGGCGTCGCTTAGCGACATGGGGCTATGTCACACATCTCCGACATCGCGATTTGCAGCGTTAG
- a CDS encoding HPr family phosphocarrier protein: MSHISDIAICSVRSNFTSMADEPSTAAQLTLLNRQGLHARAAATFVRAISGLQANVTVSWQNRTVNGRSILDLMTLGAPCGSVLEVEVRGADAEATLAALTRVVENRFYEE, translated from the coding sequence ATGTCACACATCTCCGACATCGCGATTTGCAGCGTTAGGAGCAACTTCACCTCCATGGCAGACGAGCCCAGTACAGCTGCTCAGCTTACGCTTCTCAATAGACAAGGCCTTCATGCTCGTGCGGCTGCCACCTTTGTACGTGCTATTAGTGGATTGCAAGCGAACGTCACTGTCAGTTGGCAGAATCGTACGGTGAACGGCAGAAGTATCCTTGATCTTATGACACTCGGCGCTCCATGCGGCAGCGTACTGGAAGTCGAGGTACGAGGAGCTGATGCGGAAGCTACCCTGGCAGCGCTGACGAGAGTCGTAGAAAATCGATTTTATGAGGAGTGA